A part of Solicola gregarius genomic DNA contains:
- a CDS encoding carbohydrate ABC transporter permease — MATTTVPDSDAARTSDSPPTTQPRGKPRRWGLTAIGAVLAVVFLVPYIVMVVGSFKSRPEVLRVPATYLPQEWHPENYVDMWSTPETPLPYNLVSTIVITLCATLLVLAVAVPAAYHTARRRFPGRMAFLLLVLATQMLQPTVLAAGLLREFLEFGIQDTWLAMILVNGAFNLSFAVWILHSFFSSVPEEVEEAAALDGLSRFQILRKITLPLVWPGIVTATIFTVVACWNEFAASLVILTTDENQPLSVALTKFVGQYETAWQYVFGISIVSIVPVVILFALIERRLVAGLTAGSVK; from the coding sequence ATGGCGACGACGACCGTCCCCGACTCCGACGCCGCACGTACCTCGGACTCGCCGCCGACGACGCAACCGCGCGGCAAGCCGCGCCGGTGGGGCCTGACCGCCATCGGCGCCGTGCTCGCGGTCGTCTTCCTGGTGCCCTACATCGTGATGGTTGTCGGCTCGTTCAAGAGTCGGCCCGAGGTGCTGCGCGTACCCGCGACGTACCTGCCCCAGGAGTGGCATCCGGAGAACTACGTCGACATGTGGTCGACTCCCGAGACGCCGCTGCCGTACAACCTCGTCAGCACGATCGTCATCACGCTGTGCGCAACGCTGCTGGTACTCGCGGTCGCGGTGCCGGCGGCGTACCACACCGCGCGGCGCAGGTTCCCGGGCCGGATGGCGTTCCTGCTGCTCGTACTCGCGACCCAGATGCTGCAACCCACCGTGCTCGCGGCGGGCCTGTTGCGGGAGTTCCTCGAGTTCGGCATCCAGGACACCTGGCTCGCGATGATCCTCGTCAACGGCGCGTTCAACCTGTCGTTCGCCGTGTGGATCCTGCACAGCTTCTTCTCCTCCGTGCCGGAGGAGGTGGAGGAGGCCGCGGCGCTCGACGGCCTCAGCAGGTTCCAGATCCTTCGCAAGATCACCCTGCCGCTCGTCTGGCCAGGCATCGTCACCGCGACCATCTTCACCGTTGTGGCGTGCTGGAACGAGTTCGCCGCCAGCCTGGTGATCCTGACGACCGACGAGAACCAGCCGCTGTCGGTCGCACTGACGAAGTTCGTCGGGCAGTACGAGACCGCATGGCAGTACGTGTTCGGCATCTCGATCGTGAGCATCGTCCCGGTGGTGATCCTGTTCGCGCTGATCGAACGCCGACTCGTCGCCGGTCTCACGGCCGGGAGCGTGAAGTGA
- a CDS encoding DeoR/GlpR family DNA-binding transcription regulator, with the protein MTDSDGVGRAERWRRLLDLVAQRGRLGVEEAARELEVSAATIRRDFAALADQQFATRTHGGIVATSVAYDLPAQYRATSTPPHKQRVAAAAAALVTPGSVVGLNGGTTTTAAARALSTRAALVTQSEDDQVTLVTNALNIATEMVLRPHLRTVCVGGVARAESYELYGPYASRVLDKLRFDLLLLGVDALTVDGGAQCRHLGESGINAEMVSRAHQVVVVTTNEKLTRTALAEICPITAIDRLVTDDGADAEAVKAIRAAGVTVDLV; encoded by the coding sequence ATGACTGACTCGGACGGTGTCGGCAGGGCCGAGCGCTGGCGACGGCTGCTCGACCTCGTCGCCCAGCGCGGCCGGCTCGGTGTCGAGGAGGCGGCGCGCGAGCTCGAGGTCTCCGCCGCGACCATCCGGCGCGACTTCGCGGCGCTCGCCGACCAGCAGTTCGCTACACGTACGCACGGTGGGATCGTCGCGACGTCGGTCGCGTACGACCTGCCGGCGCAGTATCGCGCGACGTCGACGCCCCCGCACAAACAGCGCGTGGCGGCCGCAGCGGCCGCGCTGGTCACGCCCGGCAGTGTGGTCGGCCTCAACGGCGGTACGACGACGACGGCGGCCGCACGCGCCCTGTCGACGCGTGCGGCGCTCGTGACCCAGAGCGAGGACGACCAGGTCACCCTCGTCACCAATGCGCTCAACATCGCGACCGAGATGGTGTTGCGCCCGCACCTGCGTACCGTGTGCGTCGGGGGCGTCGCGCGGGCCGAGTCGTACGAGCTGTACGGGCCGTACGCGTCCCGCGTACTCGACAAGCTGCGCTTCGATCTGCTGCTGCTCGGAGTCGACGCGCTCACGGTCGACGGCGGTGCGCAGTGCCGGCACCTCGGCGAGTCGGGCATCAATGCCGAGATGGTCTCGCGTGCGCACCAGGTCGTGGTCGTGACTACCAACGAGAAGCTCACGCGTACCGCGCTGGCCGAGATCTGCCCGATCACCGCGATCGACCGGCTCGTCACCGACGACGGCGCCGATGCCGAAGCCGTCAAGGCGATTCGCGCGGCGGGTGTCACCGTCGACCTCGTGTAG
- the clpS gene encoding ATP-dependent Clp protease adapter ClpS encodes MTIVWNDPVNLMSYVAFVFRTYFGYSQEKANTLMLQVHNNGKAVVSSGSREEMERHVNAMHDYGLWATLQRDQK; translated from the coding sequence ATGACGATCGTCTGGAACGACCCGGTCAACCTGATGTCGTACGTCGCGTTCGTGTTCCGCACGTACTTCGGCTACAGCCAGGAGAAGGCGAACACATTGATGCTCCAGGTACACAACAACGGCAAGGCCGTCGTCTCCTCGGGATCGCGTGAGGAGATGGAGCGGCACGTCAACGCGATGCACGACTACGGCCTCTGGGCAACGTTGCAGAGGGATCAGAAGTGA
- a CDS encoding DUF2017 domain-containing protein: MKPFRRRRRGGVYAEFDVHEAEMLANLEAQLIELVSDRTGTGEASADPLFAQLDVDGPRSAPDDPVLARLFPDAYGDDEESAAEFRRFTEPALAASKIDNATTVMQTLLAGGLQLDGSEQSATSIEVELDADGVQAWLRSLTDVRLSVAVRLGLDDEGMHADADDEGAALMADIYDWLGYVQESLVQALG, from the coding sequence GTGAAGCCGTTCCGGCGGCGTAGGCGCGGTGGCGTCTACGCGGAGTTCGACGTGCACGAGGCCGAGATGCTCGCCAACCTCGAGGCGCAGCTGATCGAGCTGGTCAGCGACCGCACCGGCACCGGCGAGGCGTCGGCCGACCCGTTGTTCGCGCAGCTCGACGTCGACGGGCCGAGGTCCGCGCCCGATGACCCCGTGCTCGCCCGGCTGTTCCCCGATGCGTACGGCGACGACGAGGAGAGCGCGGCAGAGTTCCGGCGCTTCACCGAGCCCGCGCTCGCGGCCAGCAAGATCGACAACGCGACGACGGTCATGCAGACCCTGTTGGCCGGTGGGCTGCAGCTCGACGGCTCCGAGCAGAGCGCGACGTCGATCGAGGTCGAGCTCGACGCCGACGGCGTGCAGGCCTGGCTGCGCTCGCTGACCGACGTACGTCTGTCGGTCGCGGTACGCCTCGGCCTCGACGACGAGGGCATGCACGCGGACGCCGACGACGAGGGGGCGGCGCTGATGGCCGACATCTACGACTGGCTGGGCTACGTCCAGGAGTCGCTCGTGCAGGCGCTCGGCTGA
- a CDS encoding class I SAM-dependent methyltransferase, with protein MPGRAAPSYWSRLAGTYDEEADHGLRPADVREAWRKRMVEWLPDARSDVADLGCGTGSLSLLAAELGHRVTGVDFADAMIERAQEKAYDAGVKVRFVVGDAATPPLVPGSIDVVLVRHVLWALPDPAAAVVRWYDALRPGGRFVLVEGSWSTGAGLESGAVVDLLAPHAGDVVAERLDDPALWGEEIDDERYVVRAVRT; from the coding sequence ATGCCGGGGCGAGCAGCGCCGTCGTACTGGAGCCGCCTGGCGGGTACGTACGACGAGGAGGCCGACCATGGCCTGCGGCCCGCAGACGTACGCGAGGCATGGCGCAAGCGCATGGTCGAGTGGCTGCCCGACGCACGCAGCGACGTCGCCGATCTCGGCTGCGGCACGGGATCACTGTCGCTGCTCGCGGCCGAGCTGGGTCATCGGGTGACCGGCGTCGACTTCGCCGACGCGATGATCGAGCGGGCTCAGGAGAAGGCGTACGACGCGGGTGTGAAGGTGCGGTTCGTCGTGGGCGATGCGGCGACGCCGCCGCTGGTCCCCGGGTCGATCGACGTCGTGCTCGTGCGGCATGTGCTGTGGGCGCTGCCCGACCCCGCGGCAGCGGTCGTGCGGTGGTACGACGCCCTGCGACCGGGCGGTCGGTTCGTCCTGGTCGAGGGCTCGTGGTCGACGGGTGCCGGCCTGGAGTCGGGCGCCGTCGTCGACCTGCTCGCGCCGCATGCGGGCGATGTCGTGGCCGAGCGCCTCGACGACCCCGCCCTGTGGGGCGAAGAGATCGACGACGAGCGGTACGTCGTGCGCGCTGTGCGTACCTGA
- a CDS encoding SHOCT domain-containing protein: MNDIIATGTTVLAENDHWDGPGPWWPIFPILWLLVIAGIVFAVTRFGRRGWHGGTHSGEARLGERYASGEIGEDEYRERLAVLRENRK, from the coding sequence ATGAACGACATCATCGCAACCGGCACCACCGTGCTCGCCGAGAACGACCACTGGGACGGTCCCGGCCCGTGGTGGCCGATATTTCCGATCCTCTGGCTGCTCGTCATCGCCGGGATCGTGTTCGCGGTCACCCGTTTCGGCCGTCGCGGCTGGCACGGCGGCACGCACTCGGGCGAGGCCCGGCTCGGGGAGCGGTACGCATCCGGCGAGATCGGCGAGGATGAGTACCGCGAGCGCCTCGCCGTACTCCGCGAGAACCGCAAGTAG
- a CDS encoding M67 family metallopeptidase, which yields MLTIDQATYDAIVAHARRDHPDEACGVVAGAVGSDLPTRHVPMLNAAMSPTFYEFDSTDLLKLYREMDDRDEEPVVIYHSHTATEAYPSRTDTDLAQEPGAHYVLVSTEECGNGDGPTPFRSYRIVDGQVTEEDVTVVAAYGEAVEESPRDTSR from the coding sequence GTGCTCACCATCGACCAGGCGACGTACGACGCGATCGTCGCGCATGCGCGACGCGACCACCCCGACGAGGCGTGCGGGGTCGTTGCCGGTGCCGTCGGCTCAGACCTGCCGACCCGGCACGTACCCATGCTGAATGCCGCGATGTCGCCGACGTTCTACGAGTTCGACTCGACCGACCTGCTCAAGCTCTACCGTGAGATGGACGACCGCGACGAGGAGCCGGTGGTGATCTACCACTCGCACACCGCCACCGAGGCGTATCCGTCACGCACTGACACCGACCTCGCGCAGGAGCCGGGCGCTCACTACGTACTGGTGTCGACCGAGGAGTGCGGCAACGGCGACGGGCCGACCCCGTTCCGTTCGTACCGCATCGTCGACGGTCAGGTGACCGAGGAGGACGTGACCGTCGTCGCTGCCTACGGAGAGGCTGTCGAGGAATCACCCCGCGACACGAGTCGTTGA
- a CDS encoding MoaD family protein produces MAIEVRVPTILRNYTGGEKVVSGEGATLTELIDNVESNHSGIKDRLIEDDKLRRFVNVYVNDEDVRFSGGLDSELSDGDVVVILPAVAGG; encoded by the coding sequence ATGGCCATCGAGGTCCGCGTGCCCACCATTCTGCGCAACTACACCGGCGGCGAGAAAGTCGTGTCCGGCGAGGGCGCGACCCTGACCGAGCTCATCGACAACGTCGAGAGCAACCACAGCGGTATCAAGGATCGCCTCATCGAGGACGACAAGCTGCGCCGGTTCGTCAACGTCTACGTCAACGACGAGGACGTCCGTTTCAGCGGTGGCCTCGACAGCGAGCTGTCCGATGGTGACGTCGTGGTGATCCTCCCGGCCGTCGCGGGCGGCTGA
- a CDS encoding PLP-dependent cysteine synthase family protein, producing the protein MRYDSLVDSVGNTPLVGLPQLSPSPDVRLWAKLEDRNPTGSIKDRAALSMLVRAEKDGTLRPGCTILEPTSGNTGISLAMVAKLRGYRMVCVMPENTSAERRQLLAMWGAEIISSPAAGGSNEAVRVAKQVAAEHPDWVMLYQYGNRANADAHYEGTAPEVLADLPTITHFVAGLGTTGTLMGAGRFFREQRPDVRIVAAEPRYGELVYGLRNLDEGFVPELYDASLIDARFSVGPRDAVRRVRELLDTEGIFAGISTGAILHAALAQAAKSLKAGERADIAFVVADGGWKYLSTGAYEGTIDQAEERLEGQLWA; encoded by the coding sequence ATGCGGTACGACTCGCTCGTCGACTCGGTCGGCAACACGCCGCTCGTCGGGCTGCCGCAGCTGTCGCCGTCGCCGGACGTACGTCTGTGGGCGAAGCTCGAAGATCGCAACCCGACCGGATCGATCAAGGATCGTGCGGCGCTGTCGATGCTGGTGCGCGCCGAGAAGGACGGCACACTGCGGCCGGGATGCACCATTCTCGAGCCGACGTCGGGCAACACCGGCATCTCGCTGGCCATGGTCGCGAAGCTGCGGGGCTACCGGATGGTGTGCGTGATGCCGGAGAACACCTCCGCGGAGCGCCGCCAGCTGCTGGCGATGTGGGGCGCCGAGATCATCTCGTCGCCGGCCGCGGGCGGGTCGAACGAGGCCGTACGCGTCGCCAAACAGGTGGCCGCCGAGCACCCCGATTGGGTGATGCTCTACCAGTACGGCAACCGCGCCAACGCCGACGCGCACTACGAAGGCACGGCACCCGAGGTGCTCGCCGATCTGCCGACCATCACCCACTTCGTCGCCGGTCTCGGTACGACCGGCACGCTGATGGGCGCGGGCCGGTTCTTTCGCGAGCAGCGGCCCGACGTACGCATCGTCGCCGCCGAGCCGCGCTACGGCGAGCTGGTTTACGGGCTTCGCAACCTCGACGAGGGGTTCGTGCCCGAGCTGTACGACGCGTCGCTGATCGATGCGCGCTTCTCGGTGGGCCCGCGCGATGCTGTTCGCCGCGTACGCGAGCTGCTCGACACCGAGGGAATCTTCGCCGGTATCTCGACGGGCGCGATCCTGCACGCGGCCCTGGCGCAGGCGGCGAAGTCGCTGAAGGCGGGCGAACGCGCCGACATCGCCTTCGTCGTCGCCGACGGCGGCTGGAAGTACCTCTCGACCGGCGCGTACGAGGGAACCATCGACCAGGCCGAGGAGCGGCTCGAGGGTCAGCTCTGGGCCTGA
- a CDS encoding serine hydrolase domain-containing protein, giving the protein MRRTARTAVAAALAAALLGGTAADVDAGTGRAPDDRVRHALDRLMDGPNAPEGAFVLVQKGGHSRAFRAGVADVTTGRPITRGMHMRIASTAKAYSGAVVLSLVERGVLKLGDTIGERLPWAPRAWRRVTLRQALHHTSGLPDFSATKKFRTYLLAHLDKAPGHRRLLGFAAHKPLEFRPGSRFGYSNSDNVVAALMVEDATGRSYESVLARRVLRPLRLHNTSLPRGTFLRRPRIHGYDRDDGALVDVTSVFAAGYAWASGGMVSTPRDQNRFIRGYVGRALFDGETQSEQFTFRRGHSEPPGPGTNTAGLAVFRYRTPCGTVYGHTGNTAGYTQFMAASKNGRTSAVVSVNAQITPDTKPAAFHRLRTVFRTAVCAAFATHAS; this is encoded by the coding sequence ATGAGACGCACAGCTCGAACCGCAGTGGCCGCCGCTCTCGCCGCGGCACTGCTCGGCGGCACGGCCGCCGACGTCGACGCCGGCACCGGCCGAGCTCCGGACGACCGGGTCCGCCACGCACTCGATCGGCTGATGGATGGTCCGAATGCCCCCGAGGGCGCGTTCGTGCTGGTGCAGAAGGGTGGGCACAGCCGGGCCTTCCGAGCAGGGGTCGCCGACGTCACGACGGGCAGGCCGATCACCCGCGGTATGCACATGCGCATCGCCAGCACCGCGAAGGCGTACAGCGGCGCCGTCGTACTGTCGCTCGTCGAACGCGGCGTGCTCAAGCTCGGCGACACGATCGGGGAGCGGCTGCCCTGGGCGCCGCGGGCATGGCGCCGGGTCACGCTCCGGCAGGCGCTCCACCACACCAGCGGCCTGCCGGACTTCAGCGCCACCAAGAAGTTCCGGACGTACCTGCTCGCCCACCTCGACAAGGCGCCCGGACACCGCCGGCTGCTCGGGTTCGCCGCGCACAAACCGCTCGAGTTCCGGCCGGGTTCGCGGTTCGGCTACTCGAACTCCGACAACGTCGTCGCGGCGCTGATGGTCGAGGACGCCACCGGGCGGTCGTACGAGTCCGTCCTCGCCAGGCGCGTCCTTCGACCGCTGCGGCTGCACAACACCAGCCTGCCGCGCGGCACCTTCCTGCGACGCCCCCGGATCCACGGCTACGACAGAGATGACGGTGCGCTCGTCGACGTCACGAGTGTGTTCGCCGCAGGCTACGCCTGGGCATCGGGCGGTATGGTCTCGACGCCGCGCGACCAGAACCGGTTCATCCGCGGGTACGTCGGGCGCGCACTGTTCGACGGCGAGACGCAGAGCGAGCAGTTCACGTTCCGTCGCGGCCACTCGGAGCCACCGGGTCCCGGCACGAACACCGCGGGCCTCGCGGTGTTCCGTTACCGAACGCCGTGCGGAACGGTCTACGGGCACACGGGCAACACGGCCGGCTACACGCAGTTCATGGCCGCATCGAAGAACGGCCGTACATCCGCCGTGGTGTCGGTGAACGCACAGATCACGCCGGACACCAAGCCGGCCGCGTTCCATCGGTTGCGTACGGTCTTCCGGACCGCGGTCTGCGCGGCGTTCGCGACCCACGCGTCCTGA
- a CDS encoding ribose-phosphate diphosphokinase, which translates to MRQIVVFSGSAHQALATRICDVLDVELSPAPVTRFSNDCLQVQLQANCRQRDVYVVQPLVPPTQEHLMELLLMLDAARGASAAQVTAVIPHFAYARSDKKDASRISIGGRLVADLLVAAGADRVLTMTLHAPQVHGFFSVPVDHLTAIGELAAHFRGHDLSDTVVVSPDFGNAKTATQFARLLGVDVAAGNKRRLADDRVVVDSIVGDVTGKRAIILDDEIATGGSIVQLLESLAQQGCTGASVATTHGLFTGPAVERLRGHPAIAEIVTTDTVPPPPVDWPELSVRSVAPLFAEAIARIHAGESVSSLFDGVDPTHGPPQPKLPFGARD; encoded by the coding sequence GTGCGGCAGATCGTGGTGTTTTCGGGGAGCGCTCACCAGGCGTTGGCAACGCGCATCTGCGACGTGCTCGATGTCGAGCTGTCGCCGGCGCCGGTGACGAGGTTCAGCAACGACTGCCTCCAGGTGCAGTTGCAGGCAAACTGCCGGCAGCGAGACGTGTACGTCGTGCAGCCGCTCGTACCCCCGACGCAGGAGCACCTGATGGAGCTGCTGCTGATGCTGGACGCCGCTCGAGGCGCGTCCGCCGCCCAGGTGACGGCGGTCATCCCGCACTTCGCGTACGCGCGCTCGGACAAGAAGGACGCATCCCGGATCTCGATCGGTGGGCGGCTCGTCGCCGACCTGCTGGTCGCCGCCGGAGCGGACCGGGTGCTCACGATGACGCTGCATGCGCCGCAGGTGCACGGGTTCTTCTCGGTGCCGGTCGACCATCTGACGGCGATCGGTGAGCTGGCCGCCCACTTCCGTGGCCACGACCTGAGCGACACGGTCGTCGTCTCGCCGGACTTCGGCAACGCGAAGACGGCGACCCAGTTCGCGCGCCTCCTCGGGGTCGACGTCGCCGCCGGCAACAAGCGCCGGCTCGCCGACGACCGGGTGGTCGTCGACTCGATCGTCGGCGACGTGACCGGCAAGCGTGCCATCATCCTCGACGACGAGATCGCAACGGGAGGCTCGATCGTGCAGCTGCTGGAGAGCCTCGCGCAGCAGGGGTGCACCGGAGCTTCGGTTGCCACGACCCACGGCCTGTTCACCGGACCGGCGGTCGAACGGCTGCGCGGACATCCGGCGATCGCGGAGATCGTCACCACCGATACGGTGCCGCCTCCTCCGGTGGACTGGCCGGAGCTTTCCGTACGCTCGGTCGCGCCGCTGTTCGCCGAGGCGATCGCACGCATCCATGCCGGCGAGTCGGTCAGCAGCCTGTTCGACGGCGTCGACCCGACCCACGGCCCGCCTCAACCCAAGCTTCCTTTCGGTGCCCGCGACTGA
- a CDS encoding phosphotransferase has product MPATDLMAAAVAALADTWGPVRLLPVAELGGSTRSDVWRVRVRAQRALPNAPRTLVVKRYNGDNPAPWAREVSGLEAADDPAIAPRIHGTLSDPKVVVLEDLGKASSVADALSGRSPSNAARAVYAWTDTMARLHVRTRDRGAEFAERLGSRAPHAPAHAVPAMLDTAATTLEGQLGSLGLTPPSGSLDLLRGLGETLGTNGRAALSPADACPDNNVRRRHGLALIDFEASEYRHIAWDIAYLLVPWPSCWSSWRLPDRVATAAFERYRRHVSRALPYVGTDEFMHDVRLAVLGWTIATTPWFLPRALAGGTQLSVRPAPSRRAMILHRLSLSTRLGGPGPLIKLAYVLEQDLRRRWGDEPLALAPAFWGHATR; this is encoded by the coding sequence GTGCCCGCGACTGACCTGATGGCGGCGGCCGTCGCCGCGCTGGCCGATACCTGGGGACCCGTGCGTCTGCTGCCGGTCGCGGAGCTCGGCGGCAGCACCCGATCGGACGTGTGGCGGGTACGCGTACGCGCCCAGCGTGCGTTGCCGAACGCGCCGCGCACGCTGGTGGTGAAGCGATACAACGGCGACAACCCGGCGCCATGGGCGCGGGAGGTGAGCGGTCTCGAGGCGGCCGACGATCCCGCGATCGCGCCCCGCATCCACGGCACGCTCTCCGACCCGAAGGTCGTGGTGCTCGAGGACCTCGGCAAGGCATCGAGCGTCGCCGACGCCTTGTCGGGCCGCAGCCCGAGCAACGCGGCGCGCGCGGTGTACGCGTGGACCGACACGATGGCGCGCCTGCACGTGCGTACCCGTGATCGTGGGGCCGAGTTCGCCGAGCGACTCGGCAGCCGTGCGCCGCACGCCCCGGCGCACGCCGTACCCGCGATGCTCGACACCGCCGCCACGACGTTGGAGGGTCAGCTCGGCTCGCTCGGCCTGACTCCGCCATCGGGATCGCTCGACCTGCTGCGTGGCCTCGGAGAGACGCTCGGTACCAACGGTCGTGCGGCGTTGAGCCCGGCGGACGCGTGCCCAGACAACAACGTCCGTCGCCGCCACGGCCTCGCGCTGATCGACTTCGAGGCCTCGGAGTACCGCCACATCGCATGGGACATCGCCTACCTGCTGGTGCCGTGGCCGTCGTGCTGGAGCTCGTGGCGACTGCCGGATCGCGTCGCGACCGCGGCGTTCGAGCGCTATCGCCGGCACGTCTCGCGGGCGCTGCCGTACGTCGGCACCGACGAGTTCATGCACGACGTACGCCTCGCCGTGCTCGGCTGGACGATCGCGACGACGCCGTGGTTCCTGCCGCGCGCGCTGGCCGGTGGCACGCAGCTGTCGGTACGTCCGGCGCCGAGCCGGCGCGCGATGATCCTGCACCGGCTGTCGCTGTCGACGCGACTCGGCGGGCCCGGACCGCTGATCAAGCTCGCGTACGTACTCGAGCAGGATCTTCGGCGGCGGTGGGGTGACGAGCCGCTCGCGCTCGCGCCGGCGTTCTGGGGACACGCCACGCGCTGA
- a CDS encoding metallophosphoesterase family protein translates to MNDTVAVLSDIHGVLPVLDAVLAEPAVAAAGRLVVTGDHAAGPQPVEVLDRLASLGDRVTLVRGNGDRDLVTYARGGDAGINDPIARWAAEQLERRHVDLLDALPHPVVQHVDGFGEVLFCHGTPRDDNEVVLVDTRMARWEEAFGDLPADVRTVVCGHTHMPFVRLVDRRMVVNPGSIGMPYGSVGGHWALLDHGAVTLHRTPIDVDAVCDRIVAESTYPDRRAWVDEYVRGSNSDADAIAAFGPRDGR, encoded by the coding sequence ATGAACGACACCGTCGCGGTCCTCTCGGACATCCATGGCGTGCTCCCCGTGCTCGACGCCGTACTCGCCGAGCCGGCCGTCGCCGCGGCCGGCCGGTTAGTCGTGACCGGCGACCACGCCGCCGGGCCCCAACCCGTCGAGGTGCTCGATCGGCTCGCCTCGCTCGGCGATCGGGTCACGCTCGTCCGCGGCAACGGCGACCGGGACCTCGTGACGTACGCCCGCGGTGGCGATGCCGGGATCAACGATCCGATCGCACGGTGGGCGGCCGAGCAGCTGGAGCGGCGACACGTCGACCTGCTGGACGCGCTGCCCCATCCGGTCGTCCAGCACGTCGACGGTTTCGGCGAGGTGCTGTTCTGCCACGGCACGCCCCGTGACGACAACGAGGTGGTGCTCGTCGACACCCGCATGGCGCGCTGGGAGGAGGCGTTCGGCGACCTGCCCGCGGACGTACGCACCGTCGTCTGCGGGCATACCCACATGCCGTTCGTCCGCCTGGTCGACCGCCGGATGGTCGTCAACCCGGGCAGCATCGGCATGCCGTACGGCAGCGTCGGCGGGCACTGGGCGTTGCTCGACCACGGCGCGGTCACCCTGCACCGCACGCCGATCGACGTCGACGCCGTGTGCGACCGGATCGTCGCAGAGTCAACCTATCCGGACCGACGCGCGTGGGTCGACGAGTACGTACGGGGCAGCAACAGCGACGCCGACGCCATCGCGGCATTCGGACCCCGCGACGGCCGCTAG
- a CDS encoding SDR family oxidoreductase has protein sequence MNDERPLSGRVALVAGATRGAGRAIAVELARAGAYVYATGRSSRVDGPSEIERPEMIEETGERMATAGGDGVALRVDHLEPTEVEALVQRIRDEHGRLDVLVNDIFGGDRYAQFGKKVWEHDLSGGLRMLRMGIDTHAITSHHALGLMIERPGGLVIEMTDGTFEYNTRYRDGVGMYYDLVKAAVQRLTLAQSEELKPYEGTAVAVTPGWLRSEMMLQIYGVTDDTWHDAVAKEPHFAISESPTYVARGVAALAADADRARYSGRSVSSGELARTYDLTDVDGSRPNAWAYVVEVQDTGRPANVAGYR, from the coding sequence ATGAACGACGAACGACCATTGTCCGGACGGGTCGCACTGGTTGCCGGCGCCACTCGCGGCGCGGGACGGGCGATCGCGGTGGAGCTGGCACGCGCAGGCGCGTACGTCTATGCGACGGGGCGCAGCAGCAGGGTCGACGGGCCGTCGGAGATCGAACGGCCGGAGATGATCGAGGAGACCGGTGAGCGGATGGCTACCGCCGGCGGTGACGGCGTCGCGCTCCGCGTCGACCACCTCGAGCCGACCGAGGTCGAGGCGCTCGTACAACGCATCCGCGACGAGCACGGACGTCTCGACGTACTCGTCAACGACATCTTCGGCGGCGACCGGTATGCGCAGTTCGGCAAGAAGGTCTGGGAGCACGACCTGTCCGGCGGGCTGCGGATGCTGCGTATGGGAATCGACACGCACGCGATCACCAGCCATCATGCGCTCGGACTGATGATCGAACGACCGGGTGGGCTCGTCATCGAGATGACCGATGGGACGTTCGAGTACAACACCCGCTACCGCGACGGCGTCGGTATGTACTACGACCTCGTGAAGGCGGCCGTGCAGCGCCTGACCCTTGCGCAGAGCGAGGAGCTGAAGCCGTACGAGGGCACCGCGGTCGCGGTCACTCCCGGGTGGCTGCGCTCGGAGATGATGCTGCAGATCTACGGGGTCACCGACGACACCTGGCATGACGCCGTCGCGAAGGAGCCCCACTTCGCGATCTCGGAGTCACCGACGTACGTGGCCCGCGGCGTCGCCGCGTTGGCGGCGGACGCCGATCGGGCGCGGTACTCCGGTCGCAGTGTTTCGAGCGGCGAGCTTGCGCGTACGTACGACCTCACCGACGTCGATGGCTCGCGACCGAACGCCTGGGCGTACGTCGTCGAGGTGCAGGACACCGGCAGGCCCGCGAATGTGGCGGGGTATCGCTAA